In Sinobacterium caligoides, the sequence CTAATAGCAGATAAACAACGAAGATAATCAGCACTCTTTTACCCATCGACAGACACCCACAAAGCCATAGCGTTAACCGGTCCCCCTACTATAGCAGCACACCGTCGACCGACACAGGACTGCTATTGCAGGCCGCCGCAAGTGTGTATTACTTGCTCAGCGCCAGCTTAACACCAAAGAACAAAAACAAACTGCCGGTCAAACGAGTGAAGATCTTTGTCAGCTTTTTATTGTCTTTTAATCTACCGCCGATTGAAGAGGAAGACCAAGCCAGAAAATGACACCACAGCATCGCAATCATATTATAAATAAGCCCCAAAAAGATGAAGGCCAACATCTTATTGGGTGCCGCTGCCGGAATAAACTGCGGCACAAAGGCCAAGAAAAAAAGTGCCACCTTAGGGTTCAGAGTGTTGGTCAAGAAGCCTCGCGAATAGACCTTGAGTAGCGACGGATTGCTACTCACGACGGGCTTATTCTCAGCCCGATCACCCTTGGAAAAGATCATCGTGAGGCCAATGTATAAGAGGTAGGCACAACCAATCAGCTTCACCACGGTAAACGCCATCGCAGAGGCCGATAGCAGCGCCGATAAACCAAAGGCGGCAGCGAGAATGTGAATACAGGTGCCAGAGCCAATCCCGAACGAGGCCACCGATCCTGCACGAAACCCTAGGCTGGCACTGCGCCCTACGACGTAGAGCGAATCCGGTCCGGGTATCATGCTGAACGCAAGCCCTGAGACAATAAACAACCACAGATCGGTCACCCCAAACATCGAACCACTCCTTATCACAGCATAGCTACGCCGAACGATTAACTACCGCCCCATAATCGCAGCCAATTAAAACCGCCACCCTACACCCGCTAGGCATCATTTCATTAGCTATCATCAAGTTTTTGCCACTCTACAGACGGATAATCGTTAGCCCAACCAGCGCGCCATGAATAACTGTATCGCGAGGAGAGCAGCAGCTATGTTGGCTCGTCTTTTTTTATTGTCTTGGCAGTGAGCTTCTCTTTACTAGCGTCTTGCTCAGGCCCTACCAACTGGGGGTGCTCATGACGGAGATGAAAGCAGGCAATGGTGACCGTCGTGTCAGGATCTGCTTTCTTTCGAATTACTTTTGTTAGCTTAACTTTCATAATAAGCCCTTCTTCTGGCAGCGAGCAGACCGATCGCGGCCACCATGCTGGACATCTAAGACATTAATACCGTTCTCAGCGGGCTACGCATGCCGACACTGTGACGTCGACTCTATAAGCTGCCTATGAACTACGATGTAAAGCAGTGTATAAGGCAGCAGGTGGGGCCAACCACCCCTCAGAGAGGGGGGGGGGGTAATAAAAGACAGTAAAGGAGAGAAAAGCCGCTAGCGACTGCAGGCTATCTCATCACCTCGGCTTTATCGCTATAAAACAAACCCAGCGTATGCTCGCTGTGCCGCGAGCGAAAATAGAGCACACCAACAATCAACAATAATGACAGGGTTTCAGCCACAGGTGCTGCATACCATATCCCCAGAACACCAAACCATGACGACAAAATGATAGTAAGGGGCAGACTAAACAGATAAGGCTTTGCCAAACTCAACAGCATCGCCCTGCGAGTATCACCAATCGACTGAAAGAAAATCGACAACATCATGCTCGGCCCCAAAAGGAAGTACACCAACATCAACTTAGGCAGGATGTTAGCTACCTCGCGACTAATATCAACATTATCGACAAACCACAGCCCTAGACTCGCTTTGAGCATATAGATAATACCTTGAAAGCCTAGGCAATAGAGAAAGGTAACCAGTAGTGCCAACTTGATGCTGCTATTGATGCGCAGCCATTGCCTAGCGCCAAAGTTATGCCCAACGACAGTCTGCAATGCCAACCCCAAGCCTAGGAGTGGGAGGTAGATAAACGTCATGACTCGGGTGACGATACCGTAGGCACTCACTGTGGTGTTGTAGTCGTCTAGCTGCAGCTGTTTTAAGCAGTAAATAACCGTCATCGACACCAGGGCAATACCGACATAATTAAGGCTACTGGGCGCGCCCAGCCGTAAGCAAGACCACCAGTGATCACGCTGGGCGGAGAGCGCCAGCACTGAACGACACGGCAGGTAACGATGAGTGCTCTTGTAGCAGGCGATAATCATTAGCGAAGTCATTTGAGCAAGTACTGTACCCAAGGCGGATCCCGCCACCCCCCACCCCATCACGACAATCAAGAGGTAATTAAAAATAACATTTAAAGCCACCGAGGCGATCGAAAATACGGCAGCGGTAGACGACTTCCCTTCACAGCGTAACGCGGCGAAATTATTGCCAAGGATGAATTGCACCGGAGTAAATAAAAATGTGATACCAATATAGAGATAGCCCATTCTCGCCACCTGCTCGGAACCGTTAGCAACACTGCGGGCGAAGTCTGCACCGAATACAGCAAATATCGCCACGGATAAAAAACTCACGATAATAGACAAGGTATTCGACTGCGCAAAAACACACTTCGCCTCATGCAAGTTCCTTTGCCCAAGCAAGCGGGCATACATAATCGCAAAGCCACTCGACAGTAGTGTTGACAACGCCACAATCAGGATAAATGCCGGGAACATCAGCGTCACCGCCGTCAACGCCTCCTCGCCAACGTAGACCCCTACAAAATAGGCATCGAACAAGCTAAACGAGCCGCTGACCAACATCACTAGCACCAGTGGTGTCGCCGTCTTATAAAACACCTGCCAAATTGAGGCCGTTAGAAATATATTTTCTTTTATTGTCATACTGACTCGTTATCCATTGCTAACATCCTTGACGCTACATTTTTTTTATTGATAGGCAATAAAAAAGCCGCAGAAAGCTGCGGCCTTTTCTACATTGAGATAGTTTAGTTCCAGTCTAAGATCACCTTACCACTCTGCCCCGAGGCCATAACATCGAAGCCCTGCTGAAAATCATCAATATTGAAATGATGGGTAATGATCGGTGTTAGGTCAAGCCCCGACTGAATCATCGCCGCCATTTTATACCAGGTCTCATACATCTCACGGCCATAGATGCCTTTAATGATCAGTCCTTTGAAGATCACCATATTCCAGTCGATGACGGTATCGGCGGAAGGAATGCCGAGCAGCGATATTTTACCGCCGTGATTCATCGACGCTAACATCTGCTCGAAGGCGCGCCCGTTACCTGACATCTCTAAACCAACATCGAAGCCCTCGACCATGCCGATGTCTTTCATCGCATCCTCTAGGCTCTCGTTGGCGACGTTGATCGCTCGCGTCGCGCCCATCTTACGCGCTAGCTCTAGACGGTACTCGTTGACGTCGGTAATCACCACGTGGCGCGCACCGACATGCTTGCAGATGGCGACAGCCATAATACCAATCGGGCCTGCACCGGTAATCAACACATCTTCACCGGTCAAATCAAACGACAGCGCGGTATGAACAGCGTTGCCGTAGGGGTCAAAAATGGCTGCCAGGTCATCGCTGATATCATCGGGAATTGGAAAGGCGTTACTCGCCGGAATAACCAGGTATTCCGCGAAGGCACCATCACGGTTAACACCCACACCGACGGTGTTGTTGCACAGATGGCGACGACCGGCACGGCAGTTACGGCAGTGCCCACAGGTGATATGCCCCTCGCCAGAAACCCGCTGGCCTATCTCTATGCCACGCACCTCGATACCGATCTCCACCACCGTGCCGACAAACTCATGGCCGACATGCATCCCCAGCGGGATGGTCTTTTGCGACCACTCATCCCAGTGATAAATGTGCATATCGGTGCCACAGATCGCCGTCTTGCTAATCTTGACCTTAATGTCGTTATGGCCACACTCTGGTACTGGCTGTTGCTGCAACCAGATGCCGCGTTCTGGCTTCGCCTTGGTTAGCGTCTTCATTGTCTCTGCCATTACTGACACGCCTCCGGGATAATCTTCATTTCATGTCCCACCTTAATGAAGGCGGCGATAGCGCGATCGATATCGGCCGTCGAGTGCGCAGCAGACATCTGCGTACGAATGCGTGCCTGCCCCTTCGGTACCACGGGGAAGCTGAAAGCAATCACGTAGATTCCCTCGGCGAGCATGCGCTCGGCAAACTCGGCAGCGACAGCCGCTTCGCCGAGCATCACCGGAATGATCGCGTGGCCCTCGCCCGCTAGCGTGAAGCCTGCGGCCTGCATCTGCTCGCGAAAGTGTGCCGAGTTATCATTGAGGTGCTGACGCAGTGCCGCCCCCTCTTCGACCAGCTCGAGCACCTTCAACGAGGCATTAGCAATCACTGGGGCAACCGTATTAGAGAATAGGTAGGGGCGTGAGCGTTGACGCAACCACTCGACAATAGGGCCGCGGGCACTGGTATAACCACCCGAGGCACCACCCAACGCCTTACCCAATGTACCGGTAATGATGTCGACGCGATCCGAGACACCACAGTATTCTGCCGAGCCACGGCCGTGCTCGCCGACAAAGCCCACGGCGTGGGAGTCATCGACCATCACCAAGGCTCCATATTGATCGGCAAGATCACAGATCGATTGTAGATCGGCAATGATACCGTCCATCGAGAACACGCCGTCGGTGGCAATAAGTTTATGTCGCGCACCGTCTTTAACCGCCTGCTGTAACTGCGCCTCGAGCTCCTGCATGTTGTTGTTGGCGTAGCGATAACGCTTGGCCTTGCAGAGGCGCACACCGTCAATGATCGAGGCATGATTCAAGGCGTCAGAGATAATCGCATCTTCGGGGCCAAGTAGCGTCTCGAACAGCCCCGCATTGGCATCGAAGCAGCTAGAGTACAGAATCGTATCGTCCATCTGCAGGAAGTCAGTGATCTTCGCCTCTAGCTGTTTGTGTACCTCCTGCGTGCCGCAGATGAAGCGCACAGAGGCGAGGCCGTAACCGTCTTTTTCTAAACCCGCCTTACCGGCCTCGATCAGTGCCGGTGAGTTCGCCAGGCCCAGGTAATTATTCGCGCAGAAGTTGAGCACCGGAAAACCGTCAACGGTATTGATCAACGCTTGCTGCTGCGTCGTAATCACACGTTCACTCTTATATAAGCCCTGCTCTTTCAGTTCAGTGAGTTGCTCGGAGAGTTGATCGAAGAGAGGGTTCGTCATGTCTGGGCCTTCTTATGCATTGGTGATATAGCCTCACATAGTAACGCGTCGCATTTCCCTGCCGGAGTGACTAAAAGTTAATATCTTCAAATTATTTGAGGCAGATCACGACGACAGTAACCTTTAATACGCCGAGCCTCAGCCAGACGAGCTAGCCGCCAAGTCGAGGACAGCCTTACCGCAGTCAACACACTACTGCGGTACCGCCATGGCGTCGCCTCGCCGCGGGTCAGCTGCGCCCAAACTGCCGCCCTGCTCGGGCAAAAACTCCGCACTATTCGCCGAGCCCATGGCGTTAAAGAGCTGCAGACGATGCCCCTTCGCCTCGAGCTGCCGCAGTGTATCTGAGCTCACCCCCTGTTCATAACTCAACACCTCGGGCCAGAGCTGGCTGTGGACACGCGGTAAACTAACACTCTCGGCCAGGTTCAGACCGTGATCGACTCGGTTTAAGATCACCTGCAGCGTCGTGCTAATAATGCGGCTACCGCCTGGGCTGCCCGTCACCAGAAAGGGCCGGCCTCGTGGGTCTAGTAGCAGTGTCGGCGTCATCGAGCTCAGCGGCCTTTTACCCGCCGCCACCGCATTCGCCTCTCCCTGCACAAGACCGTAACTGTTGGCGCTGCCTGGCTTGGCGGCAAAGTCATCCATCTCGTTGTTGAGCAGGAAACCCGCTCCCGGCACGGTAAAGCCACTGCCATAACTCCAGTTTAAGGTATAGGTATTGGCGACCATATTGCCCTCCTTATCAATCACCGAGAAATGGGTGGTGTCATTACTCTCCTTATCGTTTCGCTTGAGATGAGAAATCTCTTTAGCAGGTGTGTGTTGCTGTCTATTGATTCTCTTTGCCAACTGCTTCCCATAAGACTTGGAGGTCAAACGCCGCTGTGGCACATCGACAAAGTCGGCATCGCCCAGATAATAATTGCGATCGTTATAGGCGAGGTTCATCGTCTCCGTCAGCAGGTGAAAATACTCGGCATTGTTGTTGCCGATCTTAGCCAAGTCATAATGTTCTAAAATGTTGAGCATGGTGATCAGAGTGATACCGCCTGAGCTCGGTGGCGGCATGGAAAATACCCGATAGCCTCGGTAGCGCCCCTCCACCGTCGCTGTGATCTTTGCTCGATAGTTTTTCAGATCCTGCAACGTGACTAAGCCGCCATGCTCTGCCATTGCCGCAACAATTTGTCGGGCTATTTTGCCCTCGTAGAAGGCGCTCGCCCCCTGCTCCGAGATCAGTGTTAACGAAGACGCTAGCGCAGGCTGCCGCCAACGCTGCCCCGGTAATAAAGCGCCACCATCGGCGGCGAAGAACTTGCGCATCGAGCTGGCATCTTTTTGCAAATGGTCACGGGATGACGACAGCGACTGCGACAGCGCACGCGTCACGACGATGCCCTCCGTCGCGAGACGAATCGCCGGCTTCATCACTTGCGCTAGGCTCAACTTGCCGTACTGCTGCTGCGCGAGCACAAGACCTGCCACCGTGCCCGGCACACCAGCGCTGAGATAATGCTTGGTCGCTAGTGTCTTATCGACCTCGCCCTGCGCATCAAGAAACATCGTCCGACTGGCCGCTGCCGGCGCCATCTCACGGTAATTGATCGCCAAGGCTTTCCGCTCCTGTTGCAGCCAGAGCACCATAAAGCCACCGCCGCCAAGGTTACCAGCCCTCGGCAATGTCACCGCCAAGGCAAAGCCGGTCGCCACCGCGGCATCGACGGCGTTCCCCCCCGCCCGTAGCATCTCTGCCCCGACTTGGGCCGCGACCTGCTCCTCTGCCACCACAATGCCGGCAGCTGACCAGGCTGGCTGGAAGCGTTGTGGGTTCTGCTGGATGGCACGGGGAACAGCAGAAGCTGTCTGCCGTGCCACACTGGTCTCCGCAAGGCACAACACACAGAGAAAAACAGCGCTCAAGCGCTCCGCTTTCATCATCGCCCCCTCATCGCTTTCAAGGTAAATTGTGCGCTACTGTAAAAAGCCTAGCGTAGAATGCGCGACGATGTGGTACCAAAGTGGTTACGTACAATCCGTTGATATCAGGGGAAAGATAACGACAGCAGCAACATCCATTTATACATTTATCGCTCACTCTTTGATACCAACAATGGAAAAAAGCGTTACAGCGCGATACTGTCCGCGCCATAACGGCAGAGGCTCTAGCAAACCCAGCTCATGTCCTATGATTAGCATAGACATGCCGCCGGCGTTTCTTCGAGCGGATACTGAGTCAGTGGTATTGCATCAACCCGATAGCCCATTACAGATTAATTGCGGCACCTCCCACCTTCGCATTCAACGTTAGTATTTGAGAGCACTCTATGTTTCTTACCTACATTTATTTAATCGCCATCACCGCCGAGGCAATGTCGGGCGCCCTTGTCGCAGGGCGTCGTAACATGGATATCTTTGGTGTCTCGGTGATTGCCTTCGTCACCGCGCTGGGCGGCGGTACTATTCGCGATATTCTGCTCGGCCACTTTCCTATCGCTTGGACACAACACCCCCCCTATATTTACCTCACTGTCGGTGCCGGCTTGTTGACCATCGTGGTGGCCAAGTACATGGTGCATTTGCGGAAGGTGTTTCTCGTGTTAGATGCCTTAGGCCTGATCGCCTTCACCATCATCGGCTGCGATGTCGCCCAACAGTTAGGCTATCATACCGAGGTTGTGGTGATGTCTGGCATGATCACCGGCATCTGCGGCGGCGTACTGCGCGACTTGCTCTGTCAACGCACACCGGTGGTCTTCTGTAAGGAGATCTATGCCGGTATCTCGCTGCTTGTCGCCATCATGTACGTGGGTTTTCACTACCTTGGCATCGAGCAAAACCTCGCGCTGGCCGTCATCTTTGTCACCGGTCTAACACTGAGGATATGTGCCATCTACTGGCGCTGGTCACTGCCTATTTTCTGCTATTCCTCGGATGAGTGGGATTAGACAGCAGAGAAAACAGAAAAAAAGAAAAGAAAGTAGAAAACAGATAAAGACTCAACGACAAGAGCAGAGGAAGGACTCCCTGCTCTGCCAGCATACGTTAAAGTACTTCAGCGCCCTCTGCCAAGGTGCGGCGAAATAGGCCATTGAGCTCATCCATATGCTCATTGCTGCGACCGTACTTCCCCGCATAACGCGCCAACCTCAGCAACTCTGTTTCAATAAAATGATTAATCGGCTTTATGGTCGGTGATAACGCTCGCTCCCCCGCGACACGCTTACGCGCCAGTAAATGATTGATCTCGCCCACCAAGCTTTCATCTTCGACGACGCGGTGCAACAACGTGCTGAATTCAATCGGCGCCGGTGTGGCAAAACGCTCAAGCCAACGCACCGACAATAACGCTCGCAGAACATACAAGTACTTCTTATAGGGCACCAAGTCCCCCTGCAAATAGCCCCTATAATTCGTTTTCGCCATACTGCGATAGTGGTGTATTCCTTTCTCGACACAGTATAACTTCGGCAATAGCGCTCGAGCCTGATCGGCAAAGCCACCCTCGCAGCGATAGACAATGGGCGAATTTATCCACTCGACAAACGAAGGGTTGGAGCGGTTAAATAGCTTTAAGGCTTTACGCAGCTCCCAACCATTAATATCGATATCGTCGACGATCGGATACTCGATCACATCACGCTTATCCGCCGCGTCGACACTCAAATACCAATCACGCTGATGCACATAAATAAAGCGCACATCGTAGTCGCTCGTCGCTGAGGCAAAACCCCAGGCTCTGCTACCCGACTCTATCGCCAATAATACCCTGACATTATACTCTTCCTCCGTCGCTATTAGGCGCGCCATAATATCGCTGTGTATATCCGTTGTTATACTTTTGAATGCATTCGCTTCCATGTTTTTATTCCTGACTATCTACACTGTCTCTGGCCATATTTGTACTGCACTGCCGCCCTAGCTCACTTTTTAGCCCTTAACGCAGACAACCTGTTTTAAGGTGTACACCACCTCTATTAAGTCTTGCTGAGCTTTCATCACCGCATCGATCGACTTATAGGCTGACGGGGTCTCATCAATGACATCTTCGTCGGCACGACACTCGACGCCCTGCACGGCTTTTTTATGTTCATCCAATGAGACTAACTTTTTTGCCTGGGTGCGCGACATCACTCGCCCCGCGCCATGACTGCAGCTGCAGAAGCTGTCTTCATTGCCAAGGCCTCGTACAATAAATGACTTTGCCCCCATGCTACCGGGAATGATGCCCATTTCACCGGCCCGCGCACGCACCGCACCCTTGCGTGTGAGAAGTACCTCTTTGCCAAAATGGCGCTCACGAGAAACATAGTTATGGTGACAGTTAACGGCCTCCATGCTGGCCTCAAACTCAATCCCCATTACCGCTCGTAGCGCAGCAATCACCCTTGCCATCATCACCTCGCGATTCGTTCGTGCGAACTCCTGCGCCCACTCGACCGCCTCAACATAGTCGTTAAAATTCTCTGAGCCCTCCGGTAAGTAGGCCAGCGCTTTATCCGGCAGCTGTATATGCCAACGCTCCATATCCCGCTTTGCCTGTTCAATAAAGTAGGAGCCGATACGGTTGCCAACACCACGCGAACCACTGTGTAACATGATCCAAACTGCATCATGCTCATCTAAGCACACCTCGATGAAATGGTTACCGGTACCCAGCGTTCCAAGGTGGTTAATGTTGTTCGTTTTCTCAAGCACGCTATGTTTTTGCGCTAGTCGTTCAAACTGATGCGACAGCGGCAGCCACGCTTTGATGACATCTGCCGGTAAATCGTTCCAGCTACCTTTATCACGTCTACCGCGCAGATGCTTCGAGCGACCGTGCGGCACCGCAGCCTCGATAGCCAGGCGCATTGGCTTTAAGTTATCGGGCAGCTGATCGGCCCTCAGACTAGTTTTCACCGCCATCATGCCACAGCCAATGTCGACGCCAACGGCGGCGGGAATGACGGCCCCTAGCGTCGGCACCACACTACCGATAGTAGCGCCGTTACCAAGGTGGACGTCGGGCATCACCGCGATATGCTTATGGATAAAGGGCAGGCTCGCTATATTCCTCAGCTGTTGTTTCGCAGCATCCTCAAAAGGTACGCCACGTGTCCACGATTTAATCGGGACGCCATCATCTCTCATTACCTCATACGCTGCTTTTGTCATCTTATCCTCGCTGCACGCTACCACGTGTCTATTCATTGTTATGCTTGATCATTTATCGCTATTGTTAGCGTCAATCTCTCATACCCATTGCGACAAATGTGCCAACCTCAGGAAGGAATAGGAAAAATCATTTAACACACTGTTTAAAAAGACTATTTTTAACGCACAGGACGACACATTGAATTAAGCCGCATAAAAACTGTAAAATAAAATCTATCTACAACAATATAAGAATATTTATAAAGATATGAAAAAAGTAGCCATTAGTATTTTAGGTACGGTGTTAGATCGACGTGGCAAACGTGAAAACAGATGGAATAAGTGGCGCCCCACACCCTCGCTTTGTCAGCAAGATGGCCTAGCCATTGATCGCCTCGACTTAATCTTCGATCCACGATCACTGCCTCTGGCTAAACAGGTCGCAGAAGATATTAAAACCGTATCCGCCGACACCGAGGTGGTCTTCCACCTAGTCAGCTTTGACGACCCTTGGGACTTTGAGAGCGTCTACAGCAACTTGCTGGATTTTAGTCGCACCTACCCTTTCGCCCCTGACGACGAAGACTATCTTATCCACATCACCACCGGCACACATGTCGCGCAAATCTGCCTCTACTTATTAACAGAAGCGGGCTATCTGCCAGGAAGGCTGATCCAAACATCGCCAAAACAGGGAGAGAGAAAGGCTCAGGGTAGCCATCAGATCATTGACTTAGATTTATCAAAATATGACCAGATCGCTGCTCGCTTCAACAGAGAGCACCAGCAAGCTACCCACTACCTCAAAGGCGGCATCGAGACCAATAACAGCGCTTTCAACCTAATGATCGAGCAACTCGAAAAGGTCTCCATCCGCTCCGATGAACCGCTGCTCATTAGCGGCCCGACGGGTGCTGGCAAGTCACAGCTGGCAAAGCGGGTATACCAACTGCGTAAGCAAAAGGGCAGTATCAGCGGGCAAATGGTCGCCGTTAACTGTGCAACGCTGCGCGGCGAGAACGCCATGTCGGCCCTCTTCGGTCACAAGAGAGGGGCGTTCACAGGGGCATCGTCAGATCGAGCGGGCTTGCTGATGGAGGCTGACAAGGGGCTGCTATTTCTCGATGAGATTGGTGAGCTTGGCCTCGATGAACAGGCGATGCTGCTGTGCGCCATAGAGGATAAACGGTTTATGCCCTTTGGATCAGACAAAACAGTCAGCAGTAACTTTCAATTAATTGTCGGAAGTAATCGTGACCTCCCAGCTATGGCTCGGCAGGGGAAATTTCGCGCCGATCTGCTCGCCAGAATAGACATCTGGAGCTACGAACTACCCGGGCTTAAAGACCGCCTAGAAGATCTTCAGCCCAACCTCGACCATGAGTTGGATAAATACGCACAGAAAGCCGGGCAAATGGTGCGCTTTAATAGCGATGCCAAAAAGCACTACTTAGCTTTTGCTAGCTCAAACCATGCAAGCTGGAGTGCCAACTTTAGGGACCTCAACGCCAGTGTAACGCGCATGGCAACACTCGCCGATCACGGCAGAATTAACAAGCAAGGTGTCTTAGAAGAAATTCAGCGGCTAAAGAAAAAGTGGCAGAGTAGCGACAGCAACGACACAGCAACAACTCGCTTACTTGGCCTGTTAGATCAGCACACCATCGATGAGATGGATTACTACGAGCAGCTCAATCTCGATAACTTAATTCGTGTCTGCCAGCAGTGCCAATCGATGGCGGAAGCAGGCAGAATACTGTTCAATAAAAGCCGCGAAAAAAGGACGACTACTAACGACTCACACCGTGTTAAACAATTGCTTGGAAAATACAACCTAAACTTTAACCAACTCAAGCTATAAAGCGAGCTGCTGTCGCCACAAACGTCATAACAAACGACGACGCTAAAACGATCAACTCAAAGCTACTTTGTAAAGAGATTGTTGGATACCTCATCAACTTTGAGCAGATTGCCCGTTGCATGTGATTTTATATCCCCCTCGACTAACACACCTACCCGCCCTTGAGTCAGCTGTGTTGCCGTAGCCTTTAAGCTCAACGTGACGGGAGGCAAACTCTTGTCGCCTTTGGTATAATTGAATACGACTTCTGAGCGGGTGATTGCCTGCATATTGCTCGTCGTTATTTTGTTATGATAGGTATTCATCACTGGCATGGCCGTCCAACCATCGGCAGCTTCCGCGACAACCTTTACCGCTATTGCCTTCGACATGTTCTCTCCTCATGGCAAATATAGTAAGTCCATAGACCTAAGGCTTATTCAGCCAGTCAAACTCGTCCCGGTGTTGCTCGACGGTTTGCTCTGGCTTATCCTCGTGCAGAGGATGGCTGTAAAGCTCTTTAAAGGGTGAAGGACCACTGCCTTCAAAGGCATCTACCCCCGTTCGTAAAGTCTGCTGCCAACTCACCACCATTAGCGAGAGGTGCGCGCTATCTTCACCAGCACCATAGAGATCTGCGCAACGTGCACGTACCGTTGGACTAATCGCATACGTAGCAAAGCCACGCATTAATCCGTAGACATCAACACTAGTAATTTTTTTTGGTGGGAAAACATTATCCAAGCCCCAGCGATTACCCGCAAGAAAACTGATTAGCTTTGCGTGCAGCTCTACCATAGCCGCTTCGCGAGCTATCGGCTCTGCCTCACCACTATGTAGCAAGTAGGCTACCATGCCCACAGTGACATCTTTTTGTCCTGAGGAAACTTTCTTTATTTCATCCACAGACTCTTGTGAAAAGTAGAGCGCCGGTGTTTTATTATGAATTTCATCAATCGTTGTTGTTTCAACAAAACCCGGCAAATAATGACAAGCTGACAGCTCCGGAAACTCTTCCGCAGATCGGTCAATCAAGGTTGCTATATAGCTTTTAAATTCAATCATAATCATTCCTTTACTAACAATTTTTAACTGCGATACACCAAAGCCAAACTAAGATAAATCCCTTAAGCATGCCGACAATTTCGTATGGTAGCCTGTTTCATCAAAGCTGTGCTCTACCGTCTGTACTCTCCAACGTTTAGCATCAACATTAGGGCGCAACGTCGATACCGTTAGCAACGACTCAGGTTGCACCCTAGCATCACCTATCGCCGTTATTTCTATTTGCGTCGCCTCTCGATTAATCTCGCGATACATTGCTAACGCCTTACACCCGGCTGCGTCCTGATTGGCAAAAAGTTCTTTAAGATAAAGCTCCTTCTTGGAGCCTTTTACACCTTTAGATACCGATTTGTGCACATTCTCGGCATAGCTATGATACTTCGCAGTTACCTTTTCATAATCCTTTGTCTTATCCGTATATTCCCAATCAATAATTTCCTCGCTGGTTAACGATATTTCGGGGAGAGGCAAGCCACTGGCCGAGATCGACTTATCACGAGGAAGGAATAACAGATGGGACGAGGTCGCCGAGTAGACCATGCC encodes:
- a CDS encoding trimeric intracellular cation channel family protein encodes the protein MFLTYIYLIAITAEAMSGALVAGRRNMDIFGVSVIAFVTALGGGTIRDILLGHFPIAWTQHPPYIYLTVGAGLLTIVVAKYMVHLRKVFLVLDALGLIAFTIIGCDVAQQLGYHTEVVVMSGMITGICGGVLRDLLCQRTPVVFCKEIYAGISLLVAIMYVGFHYLGIEQNLALAVIFVTGLTLRICAIYWRWSLPIFCYSSDEWD
- a CDS encoding nucleotidyltransferase domain-containing protein, translating into MEANAFKSITTDIHSDIMARLIATEEEYNVRVLLAIESGSRAWGFASATSDYDVRFIYVHQRDWYLSVDAADKRDVIEYPIVDDIDINGWELRKALKLFNRSNPSFVEWINSPIVYRCEGGFADQARALLPKLYCVEKGIHHYRSMAKTNYRGYLQGDLVPYKKYLYVLRALLSVRWLERFATPAPIEFSTLLHRVVEDESLVGEINHLLARKRVAGERALSPTIKPINHFIETELLRLARYAGKYGRSNEHMDELNGLFRRTLAEGAEVL
- a CDS encoding RtcB family protein; this encodes MTKAAYEVMRDDGVPIKSWTRGVPFEDAAKQQLRNIASLPFIHKHIAVMPDVHLGNGATIGSVVPTLGAVIPAAVGVDIGCGMMAVKTSLRADQLPDNLKPMRLAIEAAVPHGRSKHLRGRRDKGSWNDLPADVIKAWLPLSHQFERLAQKHSVLEKTNNINHLGTLGTGNHFIEVCLDEHDAVWIMLHSGSRGVGNRIGSYFIEQAKRDMERWHIQLPDKALAYLPEGSENFNDYVEAVEWAQEFARTNREVMMARVIAALRAVMGIEFEASMEAVNCHHNYVSRERHFGKEVLLTRKGAVRARAGEMGIIPGSMGAKSFIVRGLGNEDSFCSCSHGAGRVMSRTQAKKLVSLDEHKKAVQGVECRADEDVIDETPSAYKSIDAVMKAQQDLIEVVYTLKQVVCVKG
- the rtcR gene encoding RNA repair transcriptional activator RtcR, encoding MKKVAISILGTVLDRRGKRENRWNKWRPTPSLCQQDGLAIDRLDLIFDPRSLPLAKQVAEDIKTVSADTEVVFHLVSFDDPWDFESVYSNLLDFSRTYPFAPDDEDYLIHITTGTHVAQICLYLLTEAGYLPGRLIQTSPKQGERKAQGSHQIIDLDLSKYDQIAARFNREHQQATHYLKGGIETNNSAFNLMIEQLEKVSIRSDEPLLISGPTGAGKSQLAKRVYQLRKQKGSISGQMVAVNCATLRGENAMSALFGHKRGAFTGASSDRAGLLMEADKGLLFLDEIGELGLDEQAMLLCAIEDKRFMPFGSDKTVSSNFQLIVGSNRDLPAMARQGKFRADLLARIDIWSYELPGLKDRLEDLQPNLDHELDKYAQKAGQMVRFNSDAKKHYLAFASSNHASWSANFRDLNASVTRMATLADHGRINKQGVLEEIQRLKKKWQSSDSNDTATTRLLGLLDQHTIDEMDYYEQLNLDNLIRVCQQCQSMAEAGRILFNKSREKRTTTNDSHRVKQLLGKYNLNFNQLKL